One stretch of Arachis hypogaea cultivar Tifrunner chromosome 20, arahy.Tifrunner.gnm2.J5K5, whole genome shotgun sequence DNA includes these proteins:
- the LOC112786432 gene encoding uncharacterized protein, which produces MKKSVKSWLPTSGSPPTINLGSTVAEKGKRSMPETAVRARRPGRFPESGSSPIIPHLRPHHGSLSADSREGNFVEALTSKGPNRGKKILYCDYHKGYGHKTHDCFDLKDALEQAIRDEKLAEFSHLIREPRRRDRDREEEEKTRAVKRRHEPEDNEHDLTIVNVVTARDAAPRSRSAHKKDTKVLAISSSSVRSSKRVPPISFSPDDQWFDEVAENPPMVIMARVGTGLIKRILVDTGADSNIMFHNVFDALGLWDADLKTHQHGVVGLGDHFIKSDGIISLPISVGLGRGRRSVMAEFVVLRDSSAYNVILGRKTINDLGAVISTKMLVMKFIADDGSVGSIKGDLEMAVACDNASLSLRKKFREA; this is translated from the coding sequence ATGAAGAAGTCAGTCAAGTCGTGGCTGCCAACAAGCGGCAGCCCTCCGACAATCAACCTTGGCAGCACGGTGGCGGAGAAAGGAAAAAGGAGCATGCCAGAGACGGCGGTCCGAGCAAGACGTCCAGGCCGTTTTCCCGAGTCGGGAAGTTCACCAATTATACCCCATCTCCGTCCCCATCATGGAAGTTTATCAGCAGATAGCCGAGAAGGGAATTTTGTCGAAGCCCTGACCTCTAAAGGACCGAACCGGGGGAAAAAAATCCTCTATTGCGATTATCATAAGGGCTATGGACATAAGACACATGATTGTTTCGACCTGAAGGACGCGCTAGAACAAGCGATCCGGGACGAAAAACTGGCCGAATTCTCCCATCTCATCAGGGAGCCGAGAAGACGAGATCGCGACCGCGAGGAAGAGGAAAAGACCCGTGCAGTGAAGCGACGTCATGAGCCAGAGGACAACGAGCACGACCTTACCATAGTGAACGTGGTAACAGCAAGAGACGCAGCTCCAAGGTCAAGGTCGGCACACAAGAAAGACACCAAAGTCCTGGCGATTTCCTCATCTTCCGTGCGAAGCTCCAAGAGGGTTCCACCCATCTCATTCAGTCCGGACGACCAATGGTTTGATGAGGTCGCGGAAAACCCCCCCATGGTCATCATggccagagtgggaaccggcCTCATCAAGCGGATCCTCGTGGACACCGGGGCtgactcgaacatcatgttccACAACGTGTTCGATGCCTTGGGCCTATGGGATGCCGATTTAAAGACTCATCAGCACGGTGTTGTAGGCttgggcgaccacttcatcaagtcAGACGGGATAATCTCTCTACCGATATCCGTAGGACTAGGACGGGGGCGAAGATCGGTAATGGCTGAGTTCGTAGTTCTGCGAGACTCCTCAGCCTACAACGTCATCCTAGGAAGGAAGACTATCAACGACCTCGGGGCAGTGATCAGCACAAAGATGTTGGTAATGAAGTTCATCGCTGATGACGGATCCGTGGGATCCATAAAAGGAGACTTGGAAAtggcagtcgcttgcgacaatGCCAGTCTCTCCTTAAGGAAGAAATTTAGAGAGGCATAA